One stretch of Halichoerus grypus chromosome 10, mHalGry1.hap1.1, whole genome shotgun sequence DNA includes these proteins:
- the PLAGL2 gene encoding zinc finger protein PLAGL2 isoform X2, whose translation MATHSAQKPHQCMYCDKMFHRKDHLRNHLQTHDPNKEALHCSECGKNYNTKLGYRRHLAMHAASSGDLSCKVCLQTFESTQALLEHLKAHSRRVAGGAKEKKHPCDHCDRRFYTRKDVRRHLVVHTGRKDFLCQYCAQRFGRKDHLTRHVKKSHSQELLKIKTEPVDMLGLLSCSSTVSVKEELSPVLCMASRDVMGAKAFPGMLPMGMYGAHIPTMPSTGMPHSLVHNTLPMGMSYPLESSPISSPAQLPPKYQLGSTSYLPDKLPKVEVDSFLAELPGSLSLSSAEPQPASPQPAAAAALLDEALLTKSPANLSEALCAANVDFSHLLGFLPLNLPPCNPPGATGGLVMGYSQAEAQPLLTTLQAQPQDSPGAGGPLNFGPLHSLPPVFTSGLSTTTLPRFHQAFQ comes from the coding sequence ATGGCCACCCACTCAGCCCAGAAACCCCACCAGTGTATGTACTGTGATAAGATGTTTCACCGCAAGGACCATCTGCGGAACCACCTGCAGACCCATGACCCCAACAAAGAGGCCCTTCACTGTTCTGAGTGCGGTAAGAATTACAATACGAAGCTAGGCTACCGGCGCCACCTGGCTATGCATGCCGCCAGCAGCGGTGACCTCAGCTGTAAGGTGTGCCTGCAGACCTTTGAGAGTACCCAGGCCCTGCTAGAGCACCTGAAGGCCCACTCACGCCGAGTAGCAGGTGGTGCCAAGGAGAAGAAGCACCCCTGTGACCACTGCGACCGGCGGTTCTACACTCGCAAGGATGTGCGGCGGCACCTCGTGGTGCACACAGGCCGGAAGGACTTCCTATGCCAGTACTGTGCCCAGCGGTTTGGCCGCAAGGACCACCTGACACGTCATGTCAAGAAGAGCCACTCGCAGGAGCTGCTCAAAATCAAGACAGAGCCAGTGGACATGTTAGGCCTACTCAGCTGCAGCTCCACAGTCAGTGTGAAGGAAGAGCTGAGCCCTGTGCTGTGCATGGCCTCTCGGGACGTGATGGGGGCCAAGGCCTTCCCTGGCATGTTGCCCATGGGCATGTATGGCGCCCACATCCCTACCATGCCCAGCACGGGCATGCCACACTCCCTGGTGCACAACACGCTGCCCATGGGTATGAGCTACCCTCTGGAATCCTCACCTATCTCTTCCCCAGCTCAGCTTCCTCCAAAATACCAGCTTGGATCTACCTCATACTTGCCTGACAAATTGCCCAAAGTGGAGGTGGATAGTTTTCTGGCGGAGCTTCCTGGAAGCCTGTCTCTCTCGTCCGCTGAACCCCAGCCCGCCTCACCTCAGCCGGCGGCAGCTGCGGCCCTCCTAGATGAAGCACTGCTCACCAAGAGCCCCGCCAACCTCTCCGAGGCCCTCTGCGCTGCTAATGTGGACTTCTCCCACTTACTGGGCTTTCTTCCACTCAACCTCCCCCCGTGTAACCCGCCTGGGGCCACAGGAGGCCTGGTCATGGGCTACTCCCAGGCCGAGGCGCAGCCCTTGCTCACCACTTTGCAAGCTCAGCCTCAAGATTCCCCAGGAGCTGG
- the PLAGL2 gene encoding zinc finger protein PLAGL2 isoform X1, translating into MTTFFTSVPPWIQDAKQEEEVGWKLVPRPRGREAESQVKCQCEISGTPFSNGEKLRPHSLPHPEQRPYSCPQLHCGKAFASKYKLYRHMATHSAQKPHQCMYCDKMFHRKDHLRNHLQTHDPNKEALHCSECGKNYNTKLGYRRHLAMHAASSGDLSCKVCLQTFESTQALLEHLKAHSRRVAGGAKEKKHPCDHCDRRFYTRKDVRRHLVVHTGRKDFLCQYCAQRFGRKDHLTRHVKKSHSQELLKIKTEPVDMLGLLSCSSTVSVKEELSPVLCMASRDVMGAKAFPGMLPMGMYGAHIPTMPSTGMPHSLVHNTLPMGMSYPLESSPISSPAQLPPKYQLGSTSYLPDKLPKVEVDSFLAELPGSLSLSSAEPQPASPQPAAAAALLDEALLTKSPANLSEALCAANVDFSHLLGFLPLNLPPCNPPGATGGLVMGYSQAEAQPLLTTLQAQPQDSPGAGGPLNFGPLHSLPPVFTSGLSTTTLPRFHQAFQ; encoded by the exons ATGACCACATTTTTCACCAGCGTCCCCCCCTGGATTCAAGATGCAaagcaggaggaggaagtgggCTGGAAACTAGTTCCCAGGCCTCGGGGCCGGGAGGCGGAGAGTCAAGTGAAGTGCCAATGTGAAATCTCGGGGACGCCCTTCTCAAATGGGGAGAAGCTGAGGCCTCACAGCCTCCCCCATCCAGAGCAGAGACCGTATAGCTGCCCTCAGCTGCACTGTGGCAAGGCTTTTGCCTCCAAGTACAAGCTATATAG GCACATGGCCACCCACTCAGCCCAGAAACCCCACCAGTGTATGTACTGTGATAAGATGTTTCACCGCAAGGACCATCTGCGGAACCACCTGCAGACCCATGACCCCAACAAAGAGGCCCTTCACTGTTCTGAGTGCGGTAAGAATTACAATACGAAGCTAGGCTACCGGCGCCACCTGGCTATGCATGCCGCCAGCAGCGGTGACCTCAGCTGTAAGGTGTGCCTGCAGACCTTTGAGAGTACCCAGGCCCTGCTAGAGCACCTGAAGGCCCACTCACGCCGAGTAGCAGGTGGTGCCAAGGAGAAGAAGCACCCCTGTGACCACTGCGACCGGCGGTTCTACACTCGCAAGGATGTGCGGCGGCACCTCGTGGTGCACACAGGCCGGAAGGACTTCCTATGCCAGTACTGTGCCCAGCGGTTTGGCCGCAAGGACCACCTGACACGTCATGTCAAGAAGAGCCACTCGCAGGAGCTGCTCAAAATCAAGACAGAGCCAGTGGACATGTTAGGCCTACTCAGCTGCAGCTCCACAGTCAGTGTGAAGGAAGAGCTGAGCCCTGTGCTGTGCATGGCCTCTCGGGACGTGATGGGGGCCAAGGCCTTCCCTGGCATGTTGCCCATGGGCATGTATGGCGCCCACATCCCTACCATGCCCAGCACGGGCATGCCACACTCCCTGGTGCACAACACGCTGCCCATGGGTATGAGCTACCCTCTGGAATCCTCACCTATCTCTTCCCCAGCTCAGCTTCCTCCAAAATACCAGCTTGGATCTACCTCATACTTGCCTGACAAATTGCCCAAAGTGGAGGTGGATAGTTTTCTGGCGGAGCTTCCTGGAAGCCTGTCTCTCTCGTCCGCTGAACCCCAGCCCGCCTCACCTCAGCCGGCGGCAGCTGCGGCCCTCCTAGATGAAGCACTGCTCACCAAGAGCCCCGCCAACCTCTCCGAGGCCCTCTGCGCTGCTAATGTGGACTTCTCCCACTTACTGGGCTTTCTTCCACTCAACCTCCCCCCGTGTAACCCGCCTGGGGCCACAGGAGGCCTGGTCATGGGCTACTCCCAGGCCGAGGCGCAGCCCTTGCTCACCACTTTGCAAGCTCAGCCTCAAGATTCCCCAGGAGCTGG